In the Novosphingobium sp. 9 genome, one interval contains:
- a CDS encoding SDR family NAD(P)-dependent oxidoreductase, whose product MTEPTLLIVGASRGLGLGLASEFLARGWRVIGTVRSGSRTPLHDLAETCAGRLIVETLDINSADETDALLERLVSQTLDMLFVNAGTTNEEPDTPVGDVSVDVFQHVMLTNTFAPMRVIEALQHLVPASGLIGVMSSGQGSIANNEVGLREVYRCSKAALNMAMRSFAAREKDASRALLTLAPGWIRTDLGGADAPYTLEDSLPILADIIEGKRQRPGLEYLDRFGKVVPW is encoded by the coding sequence ATGACCGAACCCACCCTGCTTATCGTCGGCGCTTCGCGCGGGCTTGGCCTTGGCCTTGCGAGTGAATTTCTGGCGCGCGGCTGGCGCGTGATCGGCACCGTGCGCAGCGGCTCGCGCACGCCCCTGCACGATCTGGCCGAGACTTGCGCCGGACGTCTGATCGTCGAGACGCTGGACATCAACTCCGCCGATGAAACGGATGCCCTGCTCGAACGGCTGGTCAGCCAGACGCTCGACATGCTGTTCGTCAATGCGGGCACGACCAACGAAGAACCCGACACACCGGTCGGAGACGTATCCGTCGATGTTTTCCAGCACGTGATGCTGACCAACACCTTTGCGCCCATGCGGGTGATCGAGGCCTTGCAACACCTTGTCCCGGCAAGCGGCCTCATCGGTGTCATGTCGTCCGGGCAGGGGAGCATCGCCAACAACGAAGTGGGCCTGCGCGAGGTCTATCGCTGCTCGAAGGCGGCGCTCAACATGGCAATGCGCAGCTTCGCCGCACGCGAGAAGGATGCCTCCCGCGCGCTGCTGACACTGGCGCCCGGATGGATTCGCACCGATCTCGGCGGTGCAGACGCGCCCTATACGCTGGAAGACTCGCTGCCGATCCTGGCCGACATCATCGAGGGCAAGCGCCAGCGCCCCGGCCTCGAATATCTTGATCGCTTCGGCAAGGTCGTGCCCTGGTGA
- the petA gene encoding ubiquinol-cytochrome c reductase iron-sulfur subunit, translating to MAEQGGVRRRDFLNVAAVSAAGVGGLSLLVPLVGQMSASADVRAASSTEVDISAIKPGQAIKAVFRKQPVFVRNLTPHEIQMANAVPLSSLRDPETLAQRTKPGHTNWLITMGVCTHLGCVPLGAGEGEPRGEFGGYFCPCHGSSYDTAARIRKGPAPLNLQVPDYQFASAHVVKIG from the coding sequence ATGGCAGAACAGGGTGGCGTGCGGCGGCGCGATTTCCTCAACGTGGCAGCGGTCAGCGCGGCCGGTGTCGGAGGGCTGAGCCTGTTGGTGCCCTTGGTCGGCCAGATGTCCGCCTCTGCCGATGTGCGCGCGGCCTCTTCCACCGAAGTCGATATTTCCGCGATCAAGCCGGGACAGGCGATCAAGGCGGTGTTCCGCAAGCAGCCGGTCTTCGTGCGCAACCTGACCCCGCACGAGATCCAGATGGCCAATGCGGTGCCGCTATCCAGCCTGCGCGATCCCGAGACGCTGGCGCAGCGTACCAAGCCCGGCCACACCAACTGGCTGATCACCATGGGCGTGTGCACGCACCTTGGCTGCGTGCCGCTGGGCGCGGGTGAGGGCGAGCCGCGCGGCGAGTTCGGCGGCTATTTTTGCCCGTGCCACGGCTCCAGCTACGATACCGCCGCGCGCATTCGCAAAGGTCCGGCGCCGCTCAACCTGCAGGTGCCGGATTATCAGTTCGCCTCGGCGCATGTGGTGAAGATCGGCTGA
- a CDS encoding phosphocholine cytidylyltransferase family protein: MIEHAILLSAGQGSRLLPLTAERPKCMIDFSGKSLIAWQIEMLARGGFKRIDIVTGFMTDMLDEHLAAIEIPGVEIKTFYNPFFKVADNLGSCWIVRHRMQGDFVILNGDTLVSEEIVAKVQEGALAPDGKPWPITVTVDVKADGYDSDDMKVEREADGRLVHIGKTLTAAQSNAESIGFLAFRGEGVDLFRETVRKVMRTPEGVQHWYLKVIDWIAPTMQVGTVSIEGLGWGEVDFLNDIEVATKLTDSWV; the protein is encoded by the coding sequence ATGATCGAACACGCCATTCTTCTCAGCGCCGGACAGGGCTCGCGCCTGCTGCCGCTCACCGCCGAGCGGCCCAAGTGCATGATCGACTTCTCCGGCAAATCGCTGATCGCATGGCAGATCGAAATGCTGGCGCGCGGCGGCTTCAAGCGGATCGATATCGTCACCGGCTTCATGACCGACATGCTCGACGAGCATCTCGCCGCGATCGAGATCCCCGGCGTCGAGATCAAGACCTTCTACAACCCGTTCTTCAAGGTGGCCGACAACCTCGGCTCGTGCTGGATCGTGCGCCACCGCATGCAGGGCGACTTCGTGATCCTGAACGGAGACACGCTGGTATCGGAAGAGATCGTCGCCAAGGTGCAGGAAGGCGCACTGGCGCCGGACGGCAAGCCCTGGCCGATCACCGTCACCGTGGACGTGAAGGCCGACGGCTACGACAGCGACGACATGAAAGTGGAGCGCGAGGCCGATGGCCGCCTCGTCCACATCGGCAAGACGCTGACCGCCGCCCAGTCCAACGCCGAATCCATCGGCTTCCTCGCCTTCCGGGGCGAGGGCGTCGACCTGTTCCGCGAGACCGTGCGCAAGGTCATGCGCACGCCCGAGGGCGTCCAGCACTGGTATCTGAAAGTGATCGACTGGATCGCGCCGACGATGCAGGTCGGCACCGTCTCGATCGAGGGCCTCGGCTGGGGCGAGGTGGACTTCCTCAACGACATCGAAGTCGCAACGAAGCTTACCGACAGTTGGGTGTAA
- a CDS encoding SDR family NAD(P)-dependent oxidoreductase: MPATSPRPRLFIFGLGYTATRIARDATAQGWEVVSTGREGTLSFDDEGSVRLALADADHVLSSVPPGREGRGEPLDPVLERYGAALAGKALSYLSSTGVYGDTGGAWVDESAPTGGGRRSARSEADAAWLALGARVHRLPGIYGPERNMLERAAQGRAHRIDLPDQVFSRVHVDDIARGVVAGFAAPSGAYNLADDMPCPQNRVVEEACRLLGIAPPPVLPLDEAQLSPMARAFYAENRRVANGKARRVLGWSPRYPDFAAGLRALSATTSPTVASAAPSPASSVQR; this comes from the coding sequence ATGCCTGCAACCTCCCCCCGTCCCCGCCTGTTCATCTTCGGCCTCGGCTATACCGCCACGCGGATCGCCCGCGATGCGACGGCCCAGGGGTGGGAAGTGGTCTCGACCGGTCGCGAAGGTACGCTTTCCTTCGATGACGAGGGGAGCGTGCGGCTGGCGCTGGCGGATGCGGACCATGTGCTTTCTTCTGTGCCGCCGGGACGCGAGGGGCGCGGCGAGCCGCTCGATCCGGTGCTGGAGCGCTACGGCGCGGCGCTGGCAGGCAAAGCGCTGAGCTATCTCTCCTCCACCGGCGTCTACGGCGATACCGGCGGCGCCTGGGTGGACGAAAGCGCGCCCACGGGCGGCGGGCGGCGCTCTGCCCGTAGCGAGGCGGATGCGGCATGGCTGGCGCTGGGCGCGCGGGTCCACCGCCTGCCGGGCATCTATGGCCCCGAACGCAATATGCTGGAGCGGGCAGCGCAAGGCCGCGCGCATCGCATTGACCTGCCCGATCAGGTGTTCAGCCGGGTCCATGTCGATGACATCGCACGCGGCGTCGTGGCCGGGTTTGCCGCGCCGTCAGGGGCCTACAACCTTGCCGACGATATGCCGTGCCCGCAGAACCGCGTGGTCGAGGAAGCCTGCCGCCTGCTCGGCATCGCCCCGCCGCCGGTGCTGCCGCTCGACGAGGCCCAGCTCTCGCCGATGGCGCGGGCGTTCTATGCCGAGAACCGCCGCGTCGCCAACGGCAAGGCCAGGCGCGTGCTCGGCTGGTCCCCGCGCTATCCCGATTTCGCGGCAGGCCTGCGCGCGCTCAGCGCCACGACCAGCCCGACTGTCGCCAGCGCGGCGCCAAGCCCGGCGAGCAGCGTCCAGCGATAG
- a CDS encoding spermidine synthase — protein sequence MIQRELLDAAWVPGGEKLELFRHDKDFMIVLGHNELMSSRQWGSEEALAVQSIERIAHAKRPHILIGGYGMGFTLRAALKLLPADAKITLVELVPEIIEWARGPMADLAAGCLDDPRVNLVMSDVAQMIDGARGEYDAILLDVDNGPDGLVREDNNVIYSKAGLRAARAALTPGGVLSIWSAGPDPAFARRLERNGFTVEERRVHARSNGKGAKHTIWFSKVA from the coding sequence ATGATCCAGCGCGAACTCCTCGACGCGGCCTGGGTGCCGGGTGGTGAGAAGCTCGAACTGTTCCGGCACGACAAGGACTTCATGATCGTGCTGGGGCACAACGAACTGATGAGTTCGCGCCAGTGGGGCTCGGAAGAGGCGCTGGCGGTGCAGTCGATCGAACGCATCGCCCACGCCAAGCGCCCGCACATTCTGATCGGCGGCTATGGCATGGGCTTCACACTGCGCGCAGCGCTCAAGCTGCTGCCCGCTGATGCGAAGATCACGCTGGTCGAACTCGTGCCAGAGATCATCGAATGGGCGCGCGGGCCGATGGCGGACCTCGCTGCCGGTTGCCTCGACGATCCGCGCGTGAACCTCGTGATGAGCGATGTTGCGCAGATGATCGACGGCGCGCGCGGCGAATACGATGCGATCCTGCTCGATGTCGACAACGGCCCGGACGGCCTTGTGCGCGAGGACAACAACGTGATCTATTCCAAGGCAGGCCTGCGCGCCGCCCGCGCGGCACTGACGCCCGGCGGGGTGCTGTCGATCTGGTCGGCAGGCCCGGACCCGGCCTTCGCCCGCCGTCTGGAGCGCAACGGCTTCACGGTCGAGGAGCGCCGCGTCCACGCCCGCAGCAACGGCAAGGGCGCCAAGCACACGATCTGGTTCTCGAAGGTCGCCTGA
- a CDS encoding DMT family transporter gives MREEGASLLRPQVALPFLLVCMIWGSTWWVITGQIGQVPSAWSVTYRFAMATPAMFAVALIMRKSLSLGMAGHRLALMMGALQFCGNYNFVYLAEEHLTSGIVAVMISLMLVPNAVLARLWLGQPVTRRFLQGSAIAIAGIALLLIHEARDAPMGGGVISGIVFAVIAMLCASFANVMQANETGRSLPMVSLLAWAMLYGTLIDAVLASVTVGAPVIPQGATFWWGTAYLAFAGSVVTFPLYYTLVRQLGPGRAAYNGVAVVVVAMLISTVFEGYRWTLLAGLGAALATVGLVVALSARRPAAKSG, from the coding sequence ATGCGCGAGGAGGGGGCCTCGCTGCTGCGGCCACAGGTGGCGCTGCCGTTCCTGCTGGTCTGCATGATCTGGGGATCGACCTGGTGGGTCATCACCGGGCAGATAGGGCAGGTGCCGTCGGCGTGGTCGGTGACCTATCGTTTCGCGATGGCGACGCCCGCGATGTTCGCAGTGGCGCTGATCATGCGCAAGTCGCTGTCGCTCGGCATGGCTGGGCACCGGCTGGCGCTGATGATGGGCGCACTGCAGTTCTGCGGGAACTACAACTTCGTCTATCTGGCCGAGGAGCACCTGACTTCGGGCATCGTCGCGGTGATGATCTCGCTGATGCTGGTGCCCAACGCGGTGCTGGCGCGGCTGTGGCTGGGGCAGCCGGTGACGAGGCGGTTCCTGCAAGGCAGCGCCATCGCTATCGCCGGGATAGCCCTGCTGCTGATCCACGAGGCGCGCGATGCGCCGATGGGCGGCGGCGTGATCTCCGGCATCGTCTTCGCGGTGATCGCCATGCTCTGCGCCTCGTTCGCCAACGTGATGCAGGCGAACGAGACCGGGCGCTCGCTGCCGATGGTCAGCCTGCTGGCCTGGGCGATGCTCTACGGCACGCTGATCGACGCGGTGCTGGCCTCCGTCACGGTCGGCGCGCCGGTGATCCCGCAAGGCGCGACCTTCTGGTGGGGCACGGCCTACCTTGCCTTCGCAGGCTCGGTCGTGACGTTCCCGCTCTATTACACGCTGGTGCGCCAGTTGGGGCCGGGGCGTGCGGCCTATAACGGGGTGGCGGTCGTCGTCGTCGCGATGCTGATCTCGACGGTGTTCGAGGGCTATCGCTGGACGCTGCTCGCCGGGCTTGGCGCCGCGCTGGCGACAGTCGGGCTGGTCGTGGCGCTGAGCGCGCGCAGGCCTGCCGCGAAATCGGGATAG
- a CDS encoding GNAT family N-acetyltransferase, with protein MVGVTITKHEKPGGGEYRAHVADSDALGLLTWTKRDGVHYADHTLVPTEIGGRGVAARLVEALVADARENHFRIAPTCSYVAAMFKRHPEWDDVKA; from the coding sequence ATGGTCGGCGTGACGATCACCAAGCACGAAAAGCCCGGCGGCGGCGAATATCGCGCCCATGTGGCCGACAGCGATGCCCTCGGCCTGCTCACCTGGACCAAGCGGGACGGCGTTCACTACGCCGATCACACGCTGGTCCCGACCGAGATCGGCGGGCGCGGCGTGGCGGCAAGACTGGTCGAAGCGCTGGTGGCCGACGCGCGCGAGAACCATTTCCGCATCGCGCCGACGTGCTCTTATGTGGCCGCGATGTTCAAGCGCCATCCCGAATGGGACGACGTGAAGGCCTGA
- the pgeF gene encoding peptidoglycan editing factor PgeF, with amino-acid sequence MKSADIDVSGPVQVFQAPCLEGVPHGFLGRRGGVSGGEIAGLNCGLGANDDPALVAENRDRAVMAVAPWARLLGVYQIHSADCVMVGDKPWNEVQRPKADALVVDRPGIVLGILTADCAPVLFADRDAGVVGAAHAGWKGAFAGITDSTIAAMEARGAKRERIVAAVGPCIAQASYEVDSGFRDQFLRRDPATEAFFVAGREAHYQFDLEGFVASQLKRAGIARVEGLGLDTYADPQAFYSYRRATHLGEADYGRQISLIALPQD; translated from the coding sequence ATGAAAAGTGCAGATATCGACGTGTCCGGCCCGGTGCAGGTCTTTCAGGCGCCGTGCCTCGAAGGCGTGCCGCATGGCTTCCTCGGGCGCCGGGGCGGGGTGAGCGGCGGCGAGATCGCCGGGCTCAACTGCGGCCTCGGGGCCAACGACGATCCGGCGCTGGTGGCCGAAAACCGCGACCGTGCGGTGATGGCCGTGGCGCCCTGGGCGCGGCTGCTGGGCGTCTACCAGATCCATTCCGCTGATTGCGTGATGGTGGGGGACAAGCCGTGGAACGAGGTCCAGCGCCCCAAGGCCGATGCGCTGGTGGTCGACCGCCCCGGCATCGTGCTGGGTATCCTGACCGCCGACTGCGCGCCGGTGCTGTTCGCCGACCGCGATGCGGGCGTCGTCGGGGCGGCCCATGCCGGATGGAAAGGTGCCTTTGCCGGGATCACCGATTCGACCATCGCCGCGATGGAAGCGCGCGGCGCGAAGCGCGAGCGGATCGTCGCTGCCGTCGGCCCGTGCATTGCGCAGGCCTCCTACGAGGTCGACAGCGGTTTCCGCGACCAGTTCCTGCGTCGCGATCCCGCCACCGAAGCCTTCTTCGTGGCCGGGCGCGAGGCGCACTATCAGTTTGATCTCGAAGGTTTTGTTGCATCGCAACTAAAACGCGCCGGGATTGCACGGGTGGAAGGCCTTGGACTGGATACTTATGCCGATCCCCAGGCGTTCTATTCGTATCGCCGCGCCACGCATCTTGGTGAGGCCGACTATGGCCGCCAGATTTCGCTGATCGCCCTGCCGCAGGACTGA
- the pepN gene encoding aminopeptidase N, producing MDIASRPSQPEDTQVADAAPPPQTPAVIRREDYQPPAWLVPEIALDFALGLDATRVVAKLSVQRNPAGNGTSTLRLNGDQIVPVAVAVDGEAVNDWRLDGDDLLVELSGDAHEITVETALNPAANSQLMGLYASNGMLCTQCEAEGFRRITFFPDRPDVLSTYSVRMSGDKATFPILLANGNCTASGEGEDGMHWAEWHDPWPKPSYLFALVAGDLIANHTTFQTMGGRTVDLNVWVRPGDEGRTDHALESLVNSLKWDEETFGREYDLDLFNIVAVSDFNMGAMENKGLNVFNTRYVLADPDTATDGDYDAVEGVIGHEYFHNWSGNRVTCRDWFQLSLKEGFTVLRDQLFSADMGSEAVKRIEDVRILRSAQFPEDSGPLAHPIRPDSYQEISNFYTATVYNKGAEVIRMMRTMAGAERFRKGTDLYFERHDGEAATCEDFVKAIEDGAGLDLTQFRLWYSQAGTPQVRVEQVQNGTETVLTLTQAVPATPGQPEKQPMPIPLRVALFDRATGTHSGEQLIVLTKAEDSFAFAGFKTAPVVSINRGYSAPVAIEMDRDPADLVFLAAHDDDSFARYEAMQSLVVRHLVAAVDGALSDEAREAGQQAIGQAFAAVLADEALDDLMRGELMILPSVAYLAEQILVSDPSAIHAEREALKAWLGRTCAEALAAMHDRASAVPYSREAAARGARKVKTQALVYLAAGQPQQTAARAMAQYRAADNMTDRQGALMVLAGLDAPEREEALADFYARYADNALVVDKWFSLQAGSLHPRVLDHVRELAKHPAFTMGNPNRVRALYMALAVNPGAFHDASGEGYRTIGDLIRRLDPVNPQTAARFVPALGRWRRIEPVRAALMREELEKIVAQAGLSRDVFEQASKSLG from the coding sequence ATGGATATCGCCAGCAGACCCTCGCAGCCCGAAGACACCCAGGTCGCGGACGCCGCTCCGCCGCCGCAGACCCCGGCGGTGATCCGGCGCGAGGATTATCAGCCGCCCGCGTGGCTGGTGCCCGAGATCGCGCTCGATTTCGCACTGGGCCTCGATGCGACGCGGGTGGTCGCGAAGCTTTCGGTCCAGCGCAACCCCGCCGGGAACGGCACCTCGACGCTGCGCCTCAATGGCGACCAGATCGTGCCGGTGGCCGTTGCGGTCGATGGCGAGGCCGTGAACGACTGGCGCCTCGATGGAGACGATCTGCTCGTCGAACTGAGCGGCGATGCGCATGAAATAACCGTGGAAACCGCGCTCAATCCGGCGGCGAACAGCCAGCTGATGGGGCTCTATGCCTCGAACGGGATGCTCTGCACCCAGTGCGAGGCGGAAGGCTTCCGCCGCATCACCTTCTTCCCCGACCGCCCCGACGTGCTCTCCACCTATTCGGTGCGGATGAGTGGCGACAAGGCGACGTTCCCGATCCTGCTGGCCAACGGCAACTGCACCGCGAGCGGTGAGGGCGAGGACGGTATGCACTGGGCCGAGTGGCATGACCCCTGGCCCAAGCCGAGCTATCTTTTCGCGCTGGTGGCGGGCGACCTGATCGCCAATCACACCACCTTCCAGACGATGGGCGGACGCACGGTGGACCTCAACGTCTGGGTTCGTCCGGGCGATGAGGGGCGCACCGATCATGCCCTCGAATCGCTGGTCAACTCGCTGAAATGGGACGAGGAAACCTTCGGTCGCGAGTACGATCTCGACCTGTTCAACATCGTTGCCGTGTCCGATTTCAACATGGGCGCGATGGAGAACAAGGGCCTCAACGTCTTCAACACGCGCTATGTTCTGGCCGACCCTGACACTGCGACCGACGGCGATTACGATGCCGTCGAAGGCGTGATCGGGCACGAATACTTCCACAACTGGTCGGGCAACCGCGTGACCTGTCGCGACTGGTTCCAGCTTTCGTTGAAGGAAGGCTTCACCGTCCTGCGCGACCAGTTGTTCAGCGCCGACATGGGCAGCGAGGCGGTCAAGCGGATCGAAGACGTGCGGATTTTGCGCAGTGCCCAGTTCCCCGAGGATTCCGGCCCGCTCGCGCATCCGATCCGTCCCGATTCCTATCAGGAAATCAGCAACTTTTACACTGCGACCGTCTATAACAAGGGCGCCGAGGTGATCCGCATGATGCGCACCATGGCGGGCGCAGAGCGGTTCCGCAAAGGCACCGATCTTTACTTTGAGCGGCACGATGGCGAGGCCGCGACCTGCGAGGATTTCGTCAAGGCGATCGAGGACGGCGCCGGGCTGGACCTGACGCAGTTCCGCCTGTGGTATTCGCAGGCAGGCACGCCGCAGGTGCGGGTTGAACAGGTACAGAACGGGACAGAGACGGTGCTGACGCTGACACAGGCGGTGCCTGCCACGCCCGGCCAGCCCGAAAAGCAGCCGATGCCGATACCCCTGCGCGTCGCTCTGTTCGACCGTGCCACCGGCACCCATTCGGGCGAGCAACTGATCGTGCTGACCAAGGCCGAGGACAGCTTCGCGTTCGCCGGTTTCAAGACCGCGCCTGTCGTCTCGATCAATCGCGGTTATTCCGCGCCCGTCGCCATCGAGATGGACCGCGACCCGGCGGACCTCGTGTTCCTGGCCGCGCACGATGACGATTCTTTCGCGCGCTACGAAGCGATGCAGAGCCTCGTCGTCCGCCACCTTGTGGCCGCCGTCGATGGGGCACTGTCCGACGAGGCGCGCGAGGCCGGGCAGCAGGCGATCGGACAGGCCTTCGCGGCCGTGCTCGCCGATGAGGCGCTCGACGATCTGATGCGCGGCGAACTGATGATCCTGCCTTCGGTCGCCTATCTGGCCGAGCAGATCCTCGTCAGCGATCCCTCCGCGATCCATGCCGAGCGCGAGGCGCTGAAGGCGTGGCTGGGCCGGACCTGTGCCGAGGCGCTCGCGGCGATGCACGACCGCGCCAGCGCCGTACCCTATTCGCGTGAGGCTGCCGCTCGCGGCGCGCGCAAGGTGAAGACGCAGGCGCTGGTCTATCTCGCGGCGGGCCAGCCGCAGCAGACGGCGGCGCGCGCCATGGCGCAGTACCGCGCGGCGGACAACATGACCGACCGGCAGGGCGCGCTGATGGTGCTCGCCGGGCTCGATGCGCCCGAGCGCGAGGAGGCGCTGGCCGACTTTTATGCGCGCTATGCCGACAATGCGCTGGTGGTGGACAAGTGGTTCTCGCTTCAGGCCGGATCGCTGCACCCGCGCGTGCTCGACCACGTCCGCGAACTGGCAAAGCACCCTGCGTTCACCATGGGCAATCCCAACCGCGTGCGCGCGCTCTATATGGCATTGGCGGTCAATCCGGGCGCTTTCCACGATGCCAGCGGCGAGGGCTATCGCACCATCGGCGATCTGATCCGCCGCCTCGATCCGGTGAACCCGCAGACGGCGGCGCGCTTCGTGCCTGCGCTGGGGCGCTGGCGCCGGATCGAGCCGGTCCGCGCCGCGCTGATGCGCGAGGAGCTGGAAAAGATCGTCGCGCAGGCGGGCCTGTCGCGCGATGTCTTCGAGCAGGCGAGCAAGAGCCTTGGTTGA
- a CDS encoding threonine aldolase family protein, which translates to MQFLSDNAARVHPKVWEAMQAADAPQPPYDNDALSREFDARFSALFGRECAAIWVASGTAANCIALSTMVAPHGGVVCHADAHIENDEGGAPGFYLHGAKLLLGGGENAKLTPDSVRAVIEAINPSVHQVQPHAISITQASEAGCVYTPAELAALTGLARERGLKFHVDGARFANAVASLGVSPAEGVGDADALSFGFVKNGGFCSEAIVFFDTGLVEVARYRRKRAGHLQSKGRFLAAQILAMLDNDLWLDNARASNAAAAEIAASAAGRLVNPVEANEVFLRLNADERAILRGQGFSFYDWDETTARIVTAWDTVPEHATALARAIAAL; encoded by the coding sequence ATGCAGTTCCTTTCCGACAACGCCGCCCGAGTTCACCCCAAGGTCTGGGAGGCGATGCAGGCCGCCGACGCGCCGCAGCCGCCATACGATAACGATGCGCTCAGCCGCGAGTTCGACGCGCGGTTCTCGGCGCTGTTCGGGCGCGAATGCGCCGCGATCTGGGTGGCGAGCGGGACGGCGGCCAACTGCATCGCGCTGTCGACCATGGTCGCGCCGCACGGCGGCGTGGTCTGCCACGCCGATGCCCATATCGAGAACGACGAAGGCGGAGCGCCCGGCTTTTACCTCCATGGCGCCAAGCTGCTGCTCGGCGGAGGCGAGAATGCCAAGCTGACACCCGATTCGGTGCGCGCGGTGATCGAGGCGATCAATCCCAGCGTTCATCAGGTCCAGCCGCACGCCATCTCGATCACGCAGGCGAGCGAGGCCGGCTGCGTCTATACTCCCGCCGAACTCGCCGCGCTGACCGGTCTTGCGCGCGAGCGCGGCCTCAAGTTCCATGTCGACGGCGCGCGCTTCGCCAATGCAGTCGCCTCGCTGGGCGTTTCACCTGCAGAGGGGGTGGGCGATGCCGATGCGCTGAGCTTCGGTTTCGTCAAGAACGGCGGGTTCTGTTCCGAAGCCATCGTGTTCTTCGACACCGGCCTTGTCGAAGTCGCCCGCTATCGCCGCAAGCGCGCGGGGCACCTGCAATCGAAGGGGCGGTTCCTTGCCGCGCAGATACTGGCGATGCTCGACAACGACCTGTGGCTCGATAACGCCCGCGCGTCGAATGCAGCGGCAGCGGAAATCGCCGCCTCGGCTGCCGGGCGGCTGGTCAATCCGGTTGAGGCGAACGAGGTGTTCCTGCGTCTCAATGCCGATGAGCGGGCGATCTTACGCGGACAGGGCTTCTCGTTCTACGACTGGGACGAGACGACCGCCCGGATCGTGACCGCGTGGGACACCGTTCCCGAACATGCGACGGCGCTCGCGCGCGCCATCGCTGCGCTCTAG